A stretch of Planococcus citri chromosome 5, ihPlaCitr1.1, whole genome shotgun sequence DNA encodes these proteins:
- the PolD2 gene encoding DNA polymerase delta subunit 2, protein MVVEMNETNKNVRIRNPSNYEDLSGRFRLLIRSYDKQFASIYTVRIIEARRKLEKIVPKKWGKPAQTLMSLNNVKGEPCVIIGTLYKHQELKPSVLQEVSKQYQTVPPPARTHFVSDKDELILEDETQRVVLHGKMNVHEVVTGCVVAVYGKLMNNGVFEVEDFCWPEVEPCTKNLPPPVEDKFLILMGGIELAINRESLSLQLLIDWITGWVGLNELIFDPSKIVHALIAGNCIRSKAQTKPKYGAIIDNAEDVEAVKELDYVISQLLGSIDVDVMPGEFDPTTHTLPQQPLHKCLFPQSAAFPTFHSVSNPHAFRVENRLVVGTSGQPVEDIQRYSSLTDPLDILERTLEWGHLAPTAPDTLACYPFSDRDPFILKERPHIYFVSNQAKFQTKVKEYDNGYSVRLICVPSFFQTNSCVIVNLRNLECQEISFDVNKSG, encoded by the exons ATGGTCGTTGAAATGaatgaaacaaataaaaacgtACGTATCCGAAACCCATCCAATTATGAAGATCTGTCAGGACGTTTTCGCCTGCTCATCAGAAGCTACGACAAGCAATTCGCCAGCATTTACACCGTTCGTATTATCGAAGCGAGAcgcaaattggaaaaaattgttcctAAGAAATGGG GTAAACCAGCCCAGACGTTGATGTCTTTAAATAATGTCAAAGGAGAACCATGCGTCATTATTGGAACTTTATACAAGCATCAAGAATTAAAACCGAGTGTTTTACAAGAAGTCAGCAAACAG TATCAAACAGTTCCTCCGCCAGCTCGTACACATTTTGTTTCCGATAAAGACGAACTTATTCTTGAAGATGAAACTCAAAGAGTTGTTCTTCATGGTAAAATGAACGTACACGAGGTAGTCACCGGCTGTGTCGTTGCTGTCTATGGTAAACTGATGAATAACGGTGTATTCGAGGTGGAAGATTTTTGTTGGCCGGAGGTCGAACCGTGTACTAAGAATTTACCTCCTCCAGTCGAAGACAA GTTCTTAATTCTAATGGGAGGTATAGAATTAGCTATCAATAGGGAGTCGTTATCTTTACAATTACTCATTGATTGGATCACCGGATGGGTTGgattaaatgaattgatttttgatccgTCGAAAATTGTCCACGCGTTGATTGCTG GAAATTGTATCCGAAGTAAGGCTCAGACGAAACCGAAATATGGCGCTATTATTGATAATGCGGAAGACGTCGAGGCTGTCAAAGAACTTGATTACGTAATTTCTCAGCTTCTT GGAAGCATCGATGTTGATGTAATGCCCGGTGAATTCGACCCAACTACTCATACTTTACCTCAGCAACCTTTGCACAAATGTTTATTCCCACAG TCTGCTGCGTTTCCCACGTTTCATTCGGTATCAAACCCTCACGCATTTAGAGTCGAGAATCGTCTAGTTGTAGGAACCTCGGGACAGCCTGTCGAAGACATTCAACGTTACAGTTCGCTCACTGATCCGCTGGATATCTTGGAGAGGACGTTGGAATGGGGTCATTTAGCTCCTACCGCTCCCGATACTCTAG CTTGTTACCCATTCTCTGATCGTGATCCATTTATATTGAAAGAAAGACCCCATATTTATTTCGTTAGTAATCAAGCCAAGTTCCAAACTAAAGTAAAAGAGTACGATAATG gTTACAGTGTACGTTTAATTTGTGTTCCATCCTTCTTCCAAACTAATTCCTGTGTAATTGTGAATCTACGAAACCTCGAATGTCAAGAGATATCTTTCGATGTAAATAAAAGCGGTTGA
- the LOC135848109 gene encoding U8 snoRNA-decapping enzyme-like yields MDNSKTGDLTWGHLEDTEVFGRRAVEDDYIVVDKETASKKYQIDAEASHCIIYAKSDRMIFDVYCCRAVILMHMRFDGYIGFPGGLVDPGEDDVASLNRELIEELNLDLSKHRVEPKDHIISHYNTKNKLLLHFYGLEINLKDMEELERRALQAKDHGSEVLGNIRVPLYTMGDGVRGFPVFLRNQFIGNARQQLLYTLEKYGIMKKDEIERALHAF; encoded by the exons ATGGATAA ctcaaaaaccGGTGATTTAACATGGGGACATTTAGAAGACACAGAAGTCTTTGGCCGAAGAGCTGTCGAGGACGATTACATCGTAGTCGACAAAGAAACCGCATCTAAAAAGTATCAAATTGATGCCGAAGCTAGTCATTGTATAATCTACGCGAAAAGTGATCGGATGATATTCGACGTGTATTGCTGTCGAGCTGTAATTCTA ATGCATATGCGATTCGATGGTTATATTGGATTTCCTGGCGGTTTGGTTGATCCGGGCGAAGACGACGTTGCCTCTCTGAATCGTGAACTTATCGAAGAGTTGAATTTAGATTTATCTAAGCACAGAGTCGAGCCTAAAGATCACATCATTTCACAttataataccaaaaataaattactgtTGCATTTTTACGGattggaaatcaatttgaaggATATGGAGGAGCTTGAGAGACGTGCTCTTCAAGCTAAAGATCACGGAAGTGAG GTATTAGGAAATATCAGAGTTCCTCTTTATACGATGGGTGATGGAGTTCGAGGTTTCCCAGTATTTTTACGAAACCAGTTCATCGGCAATGCCAGGCAACAGTTGTTATATACTCTTGAAAAATACGGtattatgaaaaaagatgaaattgagAGAGCTCTTCATGCTTTTTGA
- the LOC135848114 gene encoding ribonuclease H2 subunit C, with protein MEICLKPDEPVTEDNNINYIPCSINFNGKAKVSSYFKETAGTDGEKLASFRGRPLHGSEVKIPEGYCGYVLKKQPEDCDSSTKCYSIEQSFKKFAYWNLDKKPTSNDAIVSALDWFDISDALHSKIEPGLKNGNGVES; from the exons atggaaatatgtTTAAAACCCGACGAACCGGTCACCGAGGACAATAATATCAATTATATCCCGTGTTCCATTAATTTCAATGGCAAGGCAAAGGTATCATCGTATTTTAAAGAAACAGCTGGCACAGATGGAG AAAAGCTCGCCTCATTTAGAGGTAGACCATTACATGGCTCTGAAGTGAAAATACCCGAAGGATATTGCGGTTATGTTCTGAAAAAACAACCCGAAGACTGTGATTCTTCAACGAAATGTTACAGTATCGAGCAAAGTTTCAAGAAATTCGCGTATTGGAACTTAGATAAGAAACCAACCAGTAACGATGCGATTGTCTCAGCTTTGGATTGGTTTGATATTTCTGACGCT TTACATTCAAAAATAGAACCTGGTTTAAAGAACGGAAATGGAGTCGAGTCGTGA
- the LOC135848107 gene encoding uncharacterized protein LOC135848107 yields the protein MEGKMFLCDKCDRRFQYKANLYRHSSDKHGKGLRLREKIPHACASCEFKSYRKKELIRHIRRNHSSSTSSLKSRMKCPLCDTYVISYQCLYQHISQLHNIPIEEEELEFKNETEFLTWKMNVEKETQNHYRAQRGARKKQNCFLREYVCHRSYNPSYVVKDTERKRAKKSPGSNKMGAVCPAKMVVKIEPDKVLVNFVRCHVGHSHDVIRMRLFDHERAEIAEKASRGLTVKRILQEARESVDPNSSERMRNLKRKDVYNTIRDFGIDYARAKANSNETLETTEPSVENEYEQIHEPINSTHDDSCMRHKIVEPEAQLIEASITGPEELKEKLQLILGLVDNIPEDNIEIVSKKLDEIMVYFANEDSKEISNCETSPHKMPVIKTHEKCAIPLEPAQEEIWIEIGISAIEEIEIGDM from the exons ATGGAAGGAAAAAT GTTCTTGTGCGACAAATGCGACCGAAGATTCCAATACAAAGCGAATTTATATCGTCATAGCAGCGACAAACATGGTAAAGGGTTACGTCTTCGTGAAAAAATACCTCATGCATGTGCATCTTGCGAATTTAAATCTTATCGAAAGAAAGAGTTGATTCGTCATATACGAAGAAATCATAGCAGTTCCACTTCCT CACTAAAATCCCGTATGAAATGTCCTCTGTGTGATACTTACGTCATAAGTTACCAGTGTCTCTATCAACATATATCTCAACTTCACAATATTCCTATTGAAGAAGAGgaattagaatttaaaaatgaaactg AATTTCTAACTTGGAAAATGAACGttgaaaaagaaacacaaaatCACTACAGAGCTCAAAGAGGTGcacgaaaaaagcaaaactgttTTTTACGCGAATACGTGTGTCATCGTTCGTATAACCCCTCATACGTGGTAAAAGATACAGAACGTAAAAGAGCAAAGAAGAGTCCTGGAAGTAATAAAATGGGAGCGGTGTGTCCTGCTAAAATGGTTGTTAAGATTGAACCAGATAAGGTCTTGGTGAATTTCGTTCGCTGTCATGTCGGACATTCTCATGATGTTATTCGGATGAGGCTGTTTGACCACGAGCGTGCTGAAATTGCTG AAAAAGCGAGTAGAGGATTAACTGTCAAAAGAATACTACAAGAAGCAAGGGAAAGCGTTGATCCAAACAGTAGTGAACGAATGCGTAACCTTAAAAGAAAAGATGTTTATAACACAATTCGAGATTTTGGAATTGATTATGCCAGAGCCAAAGCAAACAGCAATGAAACTCTCGAAACAACGGAACCATCAGTTGAAAACGAATACGAACAGATCCACGAACCGATAAATTCAACCCATGATGACTCTTGTATGCGCCATAAGATCGTCGAACCAGAAGCTCAGCTCATCGAAGCTTCAATTACTGGTCCAGAAGaattaaaagaaaaacttcAACTAATTCTGGGGTTAGTCGATAATATACCAGAAGATAATAtcgaaattgtttcaaaaaaacttgacGAGATTATGGTCTATTTTGCTAATGAGGATTCCAAAGAGATCTCAAACTGTGAAACGAGTCCGCACAAGATGCCTGTAATAAAAACGCATGAAAAATGTGCCATTCCTCTTGAACCAGCTCAGGAAGAAATCTGGATAGAAATAGGTATTTCCGCTATTGAGGAAATTGAAATAGGAGATATGTGA